The Budorcas taxicolor isolate Tak-1 chromosome 25, Takin1.1, whole genome shotgun sequence genome includes a region encoding these proteins:
- the MUC5AC gene encoding LOW QUALITY PROTEIN: mucin-5AC (The sequence of the model RefSeq protein was modified relative to this genomic sequence to represent the inferred CDS: deleted 2 bases in 1 codon; substituted 2 bases at 2 genomic stop codons) — translation MGVGRRRLAPLWALALTLACAQHTGQARNSAAELSFEHPDLPPAPQGPGGTGLRGVTIHPPLRTVPVVQALNAAHGGRVCSTWGDFHYKTFDGDVFRFPGLCNYVFSAHCGSAYEDFNLQLRRGPGPNSTAPSRVTMKLDGLVVRLTKGSVLVNGRPIQLPFSQSGVLIEHSNGNLKVVAKLGLVFMWNQDDSLLLELDAKYANQTCGLCGDFNGVPVYNEFFSHNVRLTPTEFGSLQKMDGPTEQCQDPVPEDAGTCSDDSGICEEMLSSEPFSGCARLVNTSSYLEACRHDLCHCSRVNLTSCLCHTLAEYSRQCAHGEKEPLPGPPNHTEASRVPGRSPXGVPAPGSEEPSRAGPWWAGAVPLPTPSQQTVRHVPHGLPASAGMVLDDIGQAGCVPVSGCSCVYNGATYAPGTGYSTGCTNCTCSGGRWTCQEAPCPGTCSVLGGAHISTFDEKQYRVPGDCSYVLAKPCDSSAFTVLAELRRCGLTDSETCLKSLTLSLGGGHTVFMVKASGEVFVNQIYTQLPVSAANVTLFRPSTFFIIAQTQLGLQLDIQLVPIMQVFVRLAPQNRGQSCGLCGNFNQNQADDFRTISGVVEGSAAAFANTWKSQAACPNVKNSFKDPCSLSVENGKYAQHWCSRLTDPHGPFAQCHSAVDPSTYYSNCLFDTCNCEKSEDCMCAALSSYVRACAARGVLLSGWRDGVCTKPMANCPKSLVYRYNISTCPPTCRSRSDEDVTCSISFVPVDGCTCPDGTFLDDAGACVPAASCPCYLQGSVIPNGESLHEQGAVCSCTQGTLTCIGGHTPDPVCAPPMLYFDCRNATPGASGAACQKSCHALDMDCYSTKCEPGCVCPDGLVASGDGGCVPVSACPCVHNEASYQPGQTIHVGCNTCTCQSRTWQCTDQPCLATCTVYGDGHYLTFDGRRYSFSGDCEYTLLQDHCGGNGSTQNSFRVVTENVPCGTTGTTCSKAIKIFLGSYELKLSDRKLEVIETGPRPPYSIHQMGIYLVVDTELGLTLLWDKGTSIFLRLSPEFKGRVCGLCGNFDDNALNDFTTRSQSVVGDVLEFGNSWKFSPSCPDALAPRDPCTANPYRRSWAQKQCSIINSATFSACHAHVEPARYYEACVSDACACDSGGDCECFCTAVAAYAQACHDAGVCVSWRTPDTCPLFCDYYNPQGQCEWHYQPCGAPCLKTCQNPSGQCWPDTRGLEGCYPKCPPEAPIFDEDQMQCVASCPTPSPQPPCHVGGQSFWPNSTVPSDRNCYSCVCTKGGVQCAYDANACVCTYDGRPFHSGDVIYHTTDGLGGCISAHCGANGTIERRVYTCSPTTPTPQTTFSFSTSLPGNLTPGKTTLLTPSPVPVSTTISNTTSVLSTAPRPSEQSSPEPTTVTCLQVLCNWTEWMDGSYPGPGRNSGDFDTISNLRAEGYKFCAEPRSVQCRAERFPDTPLQELGQDVVCDKSVGLICWNKDQLPPICYNYNIRFLCCELVDTCRTNTASPAAPATTRTATAGASSTWATGTLSTSTKLSTASSPHMTPTRRATPSTHKQSSPGTTPCKPKCRWTKWFDVDFPMPGPHGGDNETFSNIMRNGDTICHRPESISKVECRAENHPGVSIHELGQLVQCRQDVGLLCRNQDQKGKTRLCLNYQIRVLCCEPQEHCPPATVTVTSTSSHNLGSYNKLNPCADKQHNLGSYNELNLCADKQHNLSSNNQYNLCAHKQCNLGSNKQCNLCADKQHNLSSYNELNLCAHKQCNLSSYNDSNNQYNLCADKQHNLSSYNQSNLCADKQHNLSSYNQSNLCAHKQHNLSSYSKVNLCADKQCNIGSYNELNLCAHKQHNLGSYNELNLCADKQHNLSSYNELNLCAHKQCNLSSYNELNPCADKQHNLSSYNELNLCAHRQHNLGSYNELNLCAHKQCNLGSYNELNPCADKQHNLSSYNELNLCAHKQCNLGSYNELNLCAHKQHNLGSYNQCNRCAHKQHNLGSNKQCNLCADKQCNLGSNNQYNLCAHKQRNLGSNKQCNLCTDKQRNLASYNQCNLCAHKQCNLGSNNQYNLCADKQCNLGSYNQYNLCADKQHNLSSYNELNLCAHKQCNLSSYNELNPCADKQHNLSSYNELNLCAHKQCNLGSYNELNLCAHKQHHLGSYNQCNLCAHKQCNLGSYNQCNLCAHKQCNLGSYNHTTSVHTSSTTSAPTTSSTSVPASETTPSPPGTTPCSCSVSGQLHSAGSNIYQVTDLLGHCYYAFCSLDCHVVKGTAPTCPTSMPPPTPTTSSPESSPSTSVSVPPQGCPNAVPPRTKGETWPMPNCSEATCQGNGVITVSPRRCPRVQKPTCANGYPAVQVADRDGCCSHYQCQCVCSGWGDPHYITFDGTYYTFLDNCTYVLAQQIVPVYGHFRVLVENYFCNAEDGLSCPQSIIVEYQENRVTLVRKPVHGVMTNEIIFNGEVVRPGFQKGGIAVSQVGIKMYVRIPELGVRVMFSGLVFSVEVPFSKFANNTEGQCGTCTNDQKDECRLPGGAVVASCSDMSSHWKVAYPGQPPCNGPPPTPTPVEPRTSPTPCPPSPICQLILSKPFELCHVLIPPWPYYQGCTFDQCHMPGMDVVCSALELYAALCASLGVCIDWRGQTNYTCPFTCPAGMEYRPCGPPSPSYCYMNSSASPLALLEPSPITEGCFCPQGTMLYSSSKEVCVPTDCNACDIRHCPEPEPCPKGSHAVQTYREAACCPAYSCSWTVCSINGTLYQPGAVVSSSLCEKCWCELPGGASSDTFSINCETQICSTSCPLGFKYQARAGQCCGECVQVACVINTSNSSAHLFYPGESWSDPGDHCISHECERHQDGLVVVTTKKACPPLNCSADEALPSEDGCCLFCPLPNRSACAVHHQLQVLRLQGCSSPGPVRLAYCRGNCGDTTSVYVSPPPPHPAGPPLPWAXAPTPPLTYTEVEECGCAGLQCDSPGGLGLSAVALEPRPESGLRRRGRRAPRARPLQ, via the exons ATGGGTGTCGGCCGGAGGAGGCTGGCCCCACTCTGGGCCCTGGCCCTCACTCTGGCCTGTGCCCAGCACACAG GCCAGGCCCGGAACAGCGCTGCAGAGCTCAGCTTCGAGCACCCagacctccctcctgcccctcagGGGCCTGGCG GCACCGGCCTCCGTGGAGTGACCATCCACCCGCCTCTGAGGACCGTCCCTGTGGTGCAAG CCCTGAATGCGGCCCACGGCGGGCGGGTGTGCAGCACGTGGGGCGACTTCCACTACAAGACCTTCGATGGCGACGTCTTCCGCTTCCCCGGGCTGTGCAACTACGTCTTCTCCGCACACTGCGGCTCCGCCTACGAGGACTTCAACCTGCAGCTCCGCCGTGGCCCTGGGCCCAACAGCACTGCGCCCAGCAGGGTCACCATGAAGCTGGACGGCCTGGTTGTCAGGCTGACCAAGGGCTCCGTCCTGGTCAACGGCCGCCC AATTCAGCTGCCCTTCAGCCAGTCCGGGGTCCTCATCGAGCACAGCAACGGCAATCTGAAGGTGGTGGCCAAGCTGGGCCTGGTCTTCATGTGGAACCAGGACGACAGCCTCCTG CTCGAGCTGGACGCCAAGTACGCCAACCAGACTTGCGGGCTGTGCGGAGATTTCAACGGCGTCCCCGTCTACAACGAGTTCTTCTCACACA ATGTCAGACTGACCCCCACCGAGTTTGGGAGCCTGCAGAAGATGGACGGCCCCACGGAGCAGTGTCAGGACCCTGTTCCCGAGGACGCTGGGACCTGCTCGGATGACTCT GGCATCTGCGAGGAGATGCTGAGCAGTGAGCCGTTCTCGGGCTGTGCCCGCTTGGTGAACACCAGCAGCTACCTGGAGGCCTGCCGGCACGACCTCTGCCACTGCAGCCGGGTCAACCTCACCAGCTGCCTCTGCCACACCCTGGCCGAGTACTCCCGCCAGTGCGCCCAT GGTGAGAAGGagcccctccccggccccccgAATCACACAGAGGCATCACGGGTCCCAGGACGGAGCCCCTGAGGTGTCCCT GCCCCTGGGTCCGAGGAGCCCTCTAGGGCAGGCCCGTGGTGGGCAGGGGCCGTACCCCTCCCTACGCCCTCTCAGCAGACAGTGCGGCACGTGCCACATGGCCTGCCTGCCTCTGCAGGGATGGTGCTGGACGACATCGGCCAGGCGGGCTGCGTCCCCGTGTCCGGGTGCTCCTGTGTATACAACGGGGCCACCTACGCTCCAGGGACCGGCTACTCCACAGGCTGCACCAACTG CACCTGCTCTGGAGGCCGCTGGACCTGCCAGGAGGCGCCGTGCCCGGGGACCTGCTCGGTGCTGGGTGGCGCCCACATCTCCACGTTTGACGAGAAGCAGTACAGAGTGCCTGGGGACTGCAGCTACGTGCTGGCCAAG CCTTGTGACAGCAGCGCCTTCACCGTGCTGGCCGAGCTGCGCAGGTGCGGGCTGACCGACAGCGAGACCTGCCTGAAGAGCCTGACGCTGAGCCTGGGCGGGGGCCACACG GTCTTCATGGTCAAGGCTAGCGGGGAGGTGTTTGTGAACCAGATCTACACCCAGCTGCCCGTCTCAGCAG CCAACGTCACGCTCTTCAGACCCTCCACCTTCTTCATCATCGCCCAGACCCAGCTGGGCCTGCAGCTGGACATCCAGCTGGTGCCCATCATGCAGGTGTTCGTGAGGCTGGCGCCGCAGAACCGAGGGCAGAGCTGCG GCCTGTGCGGGAACTTCAACCAGAACCAGGCCGATGACTTCCGGACCATCAGCGGCGTGGTGGAGGGCTCGGCCGCTGCCTTCGCCAACACCTGGAAGAGCCAGGCCGCCTGCCCCAACGTCAAGAACAGCTTCAAGGACCCCTGCTCCCTCAGCGTGGAGAACGGT aagTACGCTCAGCACTGGTGCTCCCGGCTGACCGACCCCCACGGCCCCTTCGCCCAGTGCCACTCTGCCGTGGACCCCAGTACCTACTACTCG AACTGCCTGTTCGACACCTGCAACTGTGAGAAGAGTGAGGACTGCATGTGTGCGGCCCTGTCCTCCTACGTCCGGGCCTGCGCCGCCCGAGGCGTGCTGCTCAGTGGCTGGCGGGACGGCGTGTGCA CAAAGCCCATGGCCAACTGCCCCAAGTCACTCGTCTACCGCTACAACATCAGCACGTGTCCACCCACCTGCCGGTCCCGGAGTGACGAGGACGTCACCTGCAGCATCAGCTTCGTCCCCGTGGACGGCTGCACCTGCCCCGATGGCACCTTCCTGGACGACGCCGGCGCATGTGTGCCGGCCGCCAGCTGCCCCTGCTACCTGCAGGGCTCCGTGATCCCCAACGGGGAGTCGCTGCACGAGCAGGGCGCCGTCTG CTCCTGCACCCAGGGCACACTGACCTGCATTGGAGGCCACACCCCAGACCCAG tctGCGCCCCACCCATGCTCTACTTCGACTGCCGCAACGCCACGCCCGGGGCCAGCGGGGCCGCCTGTCAGAAGAGCTGCCATGCCCTGGACATGGACTGC TACAGCACCAAGTGCGAGCCCGGCTGTGTGTGTCCCGACGGGCTGGTGGCCAGCGGCGATGGCGGCTGCGTCCCCGTGTCCGCCTGCCCCTGTGTGCACAACGAGGCCAGCTACCAGCCAGGCCAGACCATCCACGTGGGCTGCAACACCTG CACCTGTCAGAGTCGGACGTGGCAGTGTACCGACCAGCCCTGCCTGGCCACCTGCACGGTGTATGGGGATGGCCACTACCTCACCTTTGACGGGCGGCGCTACAGCTTCAGCGGGGACTGCGAGTACACGCTGCTCCAG gaccACTGCGGCGGGAATGGCAGCACCCAGAACAGCTTCCGCGTCGTCACCGAGAACGTGCCCTGCGGCACCACAGGGACCACCTGCTCCAAGGCCATCAAGATCTTCCTGGGG AGCTACGAGCTGAAGCTGAGTGACAGGAAACTGGAGGTGATCGAGACGGGCCCTCGGCCACCCTACTCCATCCACCAGATGGGTATCTACCTGGTGGTGGACACGGAGCTGGGCCTCACGCTGCTGTGGGACAAGGGTACCAGCATCTTCCTCAGACTCAGCCCCGAGTTCAAG GGGAGGGTCTGCGGGCTGTGCGGGAACTTCGACGACAATGCCCTCAACGACTTCACCACACGGAGCCAGTCTGTGGTGGGCGACGTGCTGGAGTTTGGCAACAGCTGGAAATTCTCCCCGTCGTGCCCGGACGCTCTGGCCCCCAGGGACCCCTGCACCGCCAACCCGTACCGCAGGTCCTGGGCCCAGAAGCAGTGCAGCATCATCAACAGTGCCACCTTCAGCGCCTGCCACGCCCAC GTGGAGCCAGCCAGGTACTACGAGGCCTGCGTGAGCGATGCCTGCGCCTGCGACTCGGGGGGCGACTGTGAGTGTTTCTGCACGGCCGTGGCCGCCTACGCCCAGGCCTGCCACGATGCGGGCGTGTGCGTGTCTTGGCGGACCCCGGACACCTGCC CTCTGTTCTGCGACTACTACAACCCCCAGGGCCAGTGTGAGTGGCACTACCAGCCCTGTGGGGCGCCCTGCCTGAAGACTTGCCAGAACCCCAGCGGCCAGTGCTGGCCCGACACCCGTGGCTTGGAAG GCTGCTACCCCAAGTGCCCACCAGAGGCCCCCATCTTCGACGAGGACCAGATGCAATGTGTGGCTTCATGCCCGACCCCATCCCCACAACCCCCCTGCCACGTTGGAGGCCAGTCTTTCTGGCCAAACTCCACGGTGCCCTCGGACAGGAACTGCTACTCCTG CGTCTGCACCAAGGGTGGCGTGCAGTGCGCCTACGACGCGAACG CCTGCGTCTGCACCTACGACGGGAGGCCCTTCCATTCTGGGGACGTCATCTACCACACAACGGATGGCTTGGGGGGCTGCATCTCGGCCCACTGTGGGGCCAACGGCACCATCGAGAGAAGGGTCTACACCTGCAGCCCCACCACGCCCACACCCCAGACCACCTTCTCCTTCTCGACATCCCTGCCCG GTAACTTGACTCCTGGGAAAACAACCCTCTTGACTCCCAGCCCAGTGCCAGTTTCAACAACAATTTCAAACACAACCTCTGTGTTGTCCACAGCTCCAAGGCCCTCAGAGCAGTCCTCACCTGAGCCCACCACGGTCACCTGTTTACAAGTCTTGTGCAACTGGACTGAGTGGATGGACGGCAGCTACCCTGGGCCAGGGAGAAACAGTGGCGATTTTGACACTATTTCGAATCTCAGAGCCGAAGGGTATAAGTTCTGTGCAGAGCCCAGGAGCGTGCAGTGCCGGGCAGAGCGCTTCCCTGACACCCCACTGCAGGAGCTGGGCCAGGATGTGGTCTGCGACAAGTCCGTGGGCCTGATTTGCTGGAACAAGGACCAGCTGCCCCCCATCTGCTACAACTACAATATCCGCTTCCTGTGCTGCGAGCTGGTGGACACTTGCAGGACAAACACCGCTTCCCCTGCTGCGCCTGCCACCACACGGACAGCCACAGCTGGAGCCAGCTCTACCTGGGCCACTGGGACCCTCTCCACTTCCACAAAGCTCAGCACTGCCAGCTCACCTCACATGACCCCAACAAGACGGGCCACGCCCAGCACACACAAGCAGTCCTCTCCTGGGACCACCCCCTGCAAGCCAAAGTGCAGGTGGACCAAGTGGTTCGACGTGGACTTCCCAATGCCCGGGCCCCACGGGGGAGACAATGAAACCTTCAGCAACATCATGAGGAATGGAGACACTATCTGCCACCGACCTGAATCCATCAGCAAAGTGGAGTGCCGAGCCGAGAACCACCCCGGGGTCAGCATCCACGAGCTGGGCCAGCTGGTACAGTGCCGCCAGGATGTAGGCCTGCTGTGTCGGAACCAGGACCAGAAGGGCAAGACCAGGCTGTGCCTCAACTACCAGATCAGAGTGCTGTGCTGCGAGCCCCAGGAACACTGCCCTCCCGCCACTGTCACAGTAACCAGCACCTCCAGT CACAACCTCGGCTCCTACAACAAGCTCAACCCCTGTGCAGACAA GCAGCACAACCTCGGCTCCTACAACGAGCTCAACCTCTGTGCAGACAAGCAGCACAATCTCAGCTCCAACAACCAGTACAACCTCTGTGCACACAAGCAGTGCAACCTCGGCTCCAACAAGCAGTGCAACCTCTGTGCAGACAAGCAGCACAACCTCAGCTCCTACAACGAGCTCAACCTCTGTGCACACAAGCAGTGCAACCTCAGCTCCTACAACGA CTCCAACAACCAGTACAACCTCTGTGCAGACAAGCAGCACAACCTCAGCTCCTACAACCAGTCCAACCTCTGTGCAGACAAGCAGCACAACCTCAGCTCCTACAACCAGTCCAACCTCTGTGCACACAAGCAGCACAATCTCAGCTCCTACAGTAAGGTCAACCTCTGTGCAGACAAGCAGTGCAACATCGGCTCCTACAACGAGCTCAACCTCTGTGCACACAA GCAGCACAACCTCGGCTCCTACAACGAGCTCAACCTCTGTGCAGACAAGCAGCACAACCTCAGCTCCTACAACGAGCTCAACCTCTGTGCACACAAGCAGTGCAACCTCAGCTCCTACAACGAGCTCAACCCCTGTGCAGACAAGCAGCACAATCTCAGCTCCTACAATGAGCTCAACCTCTGTGCACACAGGCAGCACAACCTCGGCTCCTACAATGAGCTCAACCTCTGTGCACACAAGCAGTGCAACCTCGGCTCCTACAACGAACTCAACCCCTGTGCAGACAAGCAGCACAATCTCAGCTCCTACAACGAGCTCAACCTCTGTGCACACAAGCAGTGCAACCTCGGCTCCTACAACGAGCTCAACCTCTGTGCACACAAGCAGCACAACCTCGGCTCCTACAACCAGTGCAACCGCTGTGCACACAAGCAGCACAACCTCGGGTCCAACAAGCAGTGCAACCTCTGTGCAGACAAGCAGTGCAACCTCGGGTCCAACAACCAGTACAACCTCTGTGCACACAAGCAGCGCAACCTCGGCTCCAACAAGCAGTGCAACCTCTGCACAGACAAGCAGCGCAACCTTGCCTCCTACAACCAGTGCAACCTCTGTGCAC ACAAGCAGTGCAACCTCGGGTCCAACAACCAGTACAACCTCTGTGCAGACAAGCAGTGCAACCTCGGCTCCTACAACCAGTACAACCTCTGTGCAGACAAGCAGCACAACCTCAGCTCCTACAACGAGCTCAACCTCTGTGCACACAAGCAGTGCAACCTCAGCTCCTACAACGAGCTCAACCCCTGTGCAGACAAGCAGCACAATCTCAGCTCCTACAACGAGCTCAACCTCTGTGCACACAAGCAGTGCAACCTCGGCTCCTACAACGAGCTCAACCTCTGTGCACACAAGCAGCACCACCTCGGCTCCTACAACCAGTGCAACCTCTGTGCACACAAGCAGTGCAACCTCGGCTCCTACAACCAGTGCAACCTCTGTGCACACAAGCAGTGCAACCTCGGCTCCTACAACCA TACAACCTCTGTGCACACAAGCAGCACCACCTCGGCTCCTACAACCAGCTCCACCTCTGTTCCTGCATCTGAGACCACCCCGTCCCCACCGGGGACCACACCTTGCTCCTGCAGTGTGTCTGGACAGTTGCACTCCGCAG GGTCCAACATCTATCAAGTGACTGACCTATTGGGCCACTGCTATTATGCCTTTTGTAGCCTGGACTGCCACGTGGTCAAGGGAACGGCCCCCACCTGTCCCACCAGCATGCCACCTCCCACCCCGACCACCTCCTCACCAGAGTCCTCCCCTTCTACCTCCGTGTCAGTCCCTCCACAAGGGTGCCCAAATGCAGTCCCCCCAAGAACG AAAGGTGAGACCTGGCCCATGCCCAACTGCTCTGAGGCCACCTGCCAGGGCAACGGGGTCATCACGGTGAGCCCGCGCCGCTGTCCGAGGGTGCAGAAGCCCACCTGTGCCAACGGCTACCCCGCCGTGCAGGTGGCTGACCGTGACGGCTGCTGTTCACACTACCAGTGCCAGT GCGTGTGCAGCGGCTGGGGGGACCCACACTACATCACATTCGACGGCACCTACTACACGTTCCTGGACAACTGCACGTACGTGCTGGCACAGCAGATCGTGCCGGTGTACGGCCACTTCCGCGTGCTGGTCGAGAACTATTTCTGCAATGCGGAAGATGGGCTATCCTGCCCACAGTCCATCATTGTTGAGTACCAGGAGAACCGCGTCACGCTGGTCCGCAAGCCCGTCCACGGGGTGATGACTAATGAG ATCATCTTTAATGGCGAGGTGGTAAGGCCCGGCTTCCAGAAAGGCGGCATTGCTGTCTCCCAAGTCGGCATCAAGATGTACGTGAGAATTCCTGAGCTCGGTGTCCGGGTCATGTTCAGCGGCCTCGTCTTCTCCGTGGAAGTGCCCTTCAGCAAGTTCGCCAACAACACAGAAGGGCAGTGCG GCACCTGCACCAACGACCAGAAGGACGAGTGCCGCCTGCCCGGGGGTGCGGTGGTGGCCTCCTGCTCCGACATGTCCAGCCACTGGAAGGTGGCATACCCCGGCCAGCCGCCCTGCAACGGGCCTCCCCCGACGCCCACCCCAGTGGAGCCCAGGACCTCGCCTACCCCGTGCCCACCTTCGCCAATCTGCCAGCTCATTCTGAGCAA GCCCTtcgagctgtgccacgtgctgaTCCCGCCCTGGCCGTATTACCAAGGCTGCACCTTCGACCAGTGCCACATGCCCGGCATGGACGTGGTGTGCTCTGCCCTGGAGCTCTATGCCGCCCTCTGTGCGTCCCTTGGCGTCTGCATCGACTGGCGGGGCCAGACCAACTACACGTGCC CCTTCACCTGCCCTGCTGGCATGGAGTACCGGCCGTGCGGCCCGCCCAGCCCCTCCTACTGCTACATGAACAGCAGCGCCAGCCCCCT GGCCCTCCTAGAACCCAGTCCCATCACGGAAGGCTGCTTCTGCCCACAGGGCACAATGCTGTACAGCTCAAGCAAGGAGGTCTGCGTGCCCACTGACTGCAACG CCTGTGACATCAGACACTGCCCTGAGCCCGAGCCCTGCCCGAAAGGCTCGCACGCCGTCCAGACCTACAGAGAGGCGGCCTGCTGCCCGGCCTACAGCTGCA GCTGGACCGTCTGCAGCATCAATGGCACCCTGTACCAG CCCGGCGCCGTGGTCTCCTCCAGCCTGTGTGAAAAATGTTGGTGTGAGCTGCCGGGGGGAGCCTCGTCAGACACCTTTTCGATCAACTGTGAGACCCAGATCTGCAGCACCTCCTGCCCCCTG GGCTTCAAGTACCAGGCTCGGGCCGGGCAGTGCTGTGGTGAGTGCGTGCAGGTGGCCTGCGTCATCAACACCAGCAACAGCTCTGCCCACCTCTTCTAC CCGGGCGAGTCCTGGTCAGACCCCGGAGACCACTGCATCTCACATGAGTGTGAGCGGCACCAGGATGGGCTCGTGGTGGTGACCACAAAGAAGGCGTGTCCCCCGCTTAACTGTTCTGCG GACGAGGCTCTGCCAAGCGAGGACGGCTGCTGCCTCTTCTGCCCCCTACCCAACC GGTCGGCCTGCGCGGTGCACCACCAGCTCCAGGTCCTCCGGCTGCAGGGTTGCAGCTCCCCCGGGCCCGTGCGCCTCGCCTACTGCCGGGGCAACTGCGGGGACACCACCTCCGTGTACGTgagcccgcccccgccccaccccgcggGGCCACCACTTCCCTGGGCGTGagcccctacccccc CTCTCACCTACACGGAGGTGGAGGAGTGCGGCTGCGCGGGCCTGCAATGCGACTCCCCCGGCGGCCTCGGCCTCTCGGCGGTGGCGCTGGAGCCAAGGCCGGAGAGCGGGCTCAGGCGCCGCGGGAGAAGGGCCCCGCGGGCCCGGCCCCTTCAGTAG